Proteins from a single region of Cydia amplana chromosome 17, ilCydAmpl1.1, whole genome shotgun sequence:
- the LOC134655865 gene encoding uncharacterized protein LOC134655865, whose protein sequence is MDLDDAITVTPLEIDGRPWYVMISWLENAFRLNLYNADVVWKGKFSYNRLATFSKSFNMTEKEYYASIKRCLSEKRKDYQYELKDGFFYWKQKIQNGLKQYKRDMMIIRGFMPVELDTSSNKIRPDLIEVLLTLNKQLKYKVNKLKTEYETIKSDYETCLKDTQEFFNLKIEMEKALCSRFLNTIIHFKKSEVDSFKTSNAVCADTKLFINRLSKIYPDEIKN, encoded by the coding sequence ATGGATTTAGATGATGCTATTACTGTTACACCATTAGAAATCGATGGTAGACCATGGTATGTGATGATCAGTTGGCTGGAAAATGCATTCAGACTAAATTTATATAATGCAGATGTTGTATGGAAAGGAAAATTTTCCTACAACAGACTAGCGACCTTTAGTAAAAGTTTTAACATGACCGAGAAGGAGTATTATGCCAGCATAAAACGTTGTTTATCTGAAAAGAGAAAAGATTACCAATATGAACTTAAGGACGGGTTTTTCTATTGGAAACAAAAAATTCAAAACGGattaaaacaatataaacgAGATATGATGATAATTCGAGGATTCATGCCAGTTGAATTGGATACCTCGTCAAACAAGATTCGTCCAGATTTGATAGAAGTTCTTTTGACTTTAAATAAGCaactaaaatataaagtaaACAAACTCAAAACCGAGTATGAAACAATTAAATCAGACTATGAAACGTGCTTAAAAGACACTCAAgaatttttcaatttaaaaattgaGATGGAGAAAGCACTTTGTAGTagatttttaaacacaataatTCATTTTAAAAAATCTGAAGTGGACTCATTCAAGACTTCGAACGCAGTGTGCGCTGACACCAAACTATTTATAAATCGTTTGAGCAAGATTTATCCAGACGAGATTAAGAATTGA
- the LOC134656059 gene encoding uncharacterized protein LOC134656059 yields MDINEQNNTFVTKFNINGRSIYIKVSWKDNETDVFRLKLYEGERTWSGRFSVEFAEKYMECFDETKSEYLKNVEQSLKGDSDDFTYAFSETGDDEATFVWKKKYTGSSATRIHGSVSLKLEAPESKDVLIDFLLDENKCLQQAISDFNVKTNILTGELDKCKQEMEKYVDIKTSLESVLYGKFVQILNTKKRRIELLEENIQKFTQGKNV; encoded by the coding sequence atggACATAAATGAACAAAATAATACATTCGTAACAAAATTCAACATAAATGGTCGAAGTATTTACATAAAAGTCTCTTGGAAGGATAACGAAACCGACGTGTTTCGCTTAAAACTGTACGAAGGAGAACGCACTTGGTCCGGGCGGTTTTCTGTCGAGTTTGCCGAGAAATACATGGAGTGTTTTGACGAAACTAAATCAGAATACTTGAAAAATGTTGAGCAGAGTTTAAAAGGTGACAGTGATGATTTTACTTACGCTTTTAGTGAGACTGGCGATGATGAGGCAACGTTCGTTTGGAAGAAGAAATATACAGGTTCTAGTGCAACTAGAATCCACGGATCGGTGTCCTTGAAACTGGAGGCTCCTGAATCCAAAGACGTTTTGATAGATTTCTTATTGgatgaaaataaatgtttacagCAAGCCATATCAGATTTTAATGTGAAGACCAACATATTGACTGGAGAACTAGACAAATGCAAACAGGAAATGGAGAAATATGTAGATATCAAAACCTCTTTAGAGTCTGTGTTGTATGGAAAGTTTGTTCAGATATTGAATACAAAGAAAAGGAGAATTGAACTTCTTGAAGAAAATATACAGAAGTTCACTCAAGGAAAGAATGTTTAA
- the LOC134655713 gene encoding phenoloxidase-activating enzyme-like has translation MPTIWLPVVITLTYLCVVEGQSQCLTPDGKGGECRSIVECPELRKIVNKTIMTPYESDFLIKSGCGFTGGLPKVCCATTDACLTPEGSEGQCTSVFECQHIAEILQSPNVSDKDKAYVNSIRCHSPTGFFVCCGTELEPGLCVPSTAPPHPESGCCGVDGSSGNKITGGNATSIEQYPWLAIIENKRSDITRVVCGGALISGRYVLTAGHCVKGLASNAGTPANVRLGEYDISNPGADCVPVEGGDGMDCTEEPVVIPIERVIPHPGFDPTNRLRRNDIALLRLSRLAPYTDFIRPICLPTSDSTAHFPSTERLFAAGWGPNNETHSNSEVKLHVDLPYKTIESCQPAYDVPKRRVALWDNQICAGGEKGRDTCKGDSGGPLMYAKTDAFEVVGIVSFGPSPCGLVNVPGVYTKVAAYLPWIRSTILP, from the exons ATGCCGACGATATGGCTTCCTGTTGTTATAACGTTGACTTATTTATGTGTTGTGGAAGGGC AATCTCAGTGTTTAACCCCTGATGGCAAAGGCGGTGAATGCCGGAGTATAGTAGAGTGCCCAGAGCTCAGGAAAATAGTAAACAAGACTATAATGACTCCCTACGAGTCGGACTTTCTGATAAAATCAGGATGTGGATTCACAGGCGGCCTCCCTAAG GTGTGCTGTGCAACCACCGACGCCTGCCTTACACCAGAAGGCAGCGAAGGCCAGTGTACAAGCGTGTTCGAATGTCAGCATATAGCGGAGATATTGCAATCTCCGAACGTCTCGGATAAGGATAAAGCTTATGTTAACAGTATAAG ATGTCACAGCCCCACAGGTTTCTTCGTGTGCTGCGGGACAGAGCTGGAGCCCGGCCTTTGTGTGCCCTCCACGGCTCCGCCCCACCCTGAGAGCGGGTGCTGTGGGGTCGATGGGAGCAGCGGCAACAAAATAACGG gtggAAACGCGACATCCATCGAACAGTACCCGTGGTTAGCGATCATAGAAAATAAAAGAAGTGACATAACGAGGGTAGTTTGCGGCGGCGCGCTCATCTCCGGCCGCTATGTGCTGACGGCGGGCCACTGTGTGAAGGGCTTGGCCTCAAACGCTGGGACACC agCAAACGTGCGCCTCGGCGAATACGACATATCAAACCCGGGTGCGGACTGCGTGCCCGTCGAAGGGGGGGACGGTATGGACTGCACCGAAGAACCGGTGGTGATCCCCATCGAACGGGTGATACCACATCCAGGCTTCGACCCGACCAATCGATTAAGGAGGAACGACATCGCTCTGCTGAGATTGTCGAGACTTGCGCCTTATACAG ATTTCATCAGACCCATCTGCCTCCCAACGAGCGATTCGACTGCCCACTTCCCGTCCACCGAGAGGCTATTCGCGGCGGGCTGGGGCCCTAATAACGAAACGCATTCAAACAGCGAGGTCAAGCTGCACGTCGACTTGCCTTACAAGACCATTGAG TCCTGTCAACCAGCTTACGACGTGCCGAAACGCCGCGTCGCCTTGTGGGACAACCAGATATGCGCCGGAGGCGAGAAGGGGAGGGACACGTGCAAAG GGGACTCTGGAGGCCCCCTAATGTACGCCAAGACGGACGCGTTCGAGGTAGTGGGCATCGTCAGTTTCGGCCCCTCGCCGTGCGGGCTGGTGAACGTGCCCGGAGTGTACACTAAGGTGGCCGCGTACCTGCCGTGGATTAGGAGCACTATTCTACCTTGA